TTTGATAAACACAGCATGAGGCACATATGGGTAAACTAATTGAAGGTGTTTGGCACGACCAATGGTATGACACGAAAAAGAGCAAGGGTCGCTTCCAACGCGAAGATGCAGGCTTTCGCCATCACATTAGTAATGAAGCGAACGCACAGTTTCCCGCTGAATCTGGGCGTTATCATTTATACGTCTCGTTAGCGTGTCCGTGGGCTCACCGTGCGCTTGTGATGCGAGAGCTCAAAGGTCTTAGCGAACATATCGGCGTAACGGTCGTGTGTCCAGATATGTTACAGCATGGTTGGGAGTTTGGGATTCCAGAACCATTATATGGTCTGACTAAGTTGCATCAACTTTACACCAAAACAAAACCTGATTACTCGGGGCGAGTCACGGTACCAGTCTTATGGGATAAGCAAACTGAAACCATTGTTAGCAATGAATCTGCTGAAATTATTCGCATGTTGAATACCGCATTTAATGATATTACCGGTAATGATGACGATTTTTATCCCGAGCACTTACGAGATCAGATAGATGAATGGAATGCGTTTATTTATCCGAATGTCAATAATGGTGTCTATCGCTGTGGTTTCGCGACAACACAAGAAGCCTATGAAGATGCCTATGACGATTTATTTG
This DNA window, taken from Vibrio palustris, encodes the following:
- a CDS encoding glutathione S-transferase family protein, whose amino-acid sequence is MGKLIEGVWHDQWYDTKKSKGRFQREDAGFRHHISNEANAQFPAESGRYHLYVSLACPWAHRALVMRELKGLSEHIGVTVVCPDMLQHGWEFGIPEPLYGLTKLHQLYTKTKPDYSGRVTVPVLWDKQTETIVSNESAEIIRMLNTAFNDITGNDDDFYPEHLRDQIDEWNAFIYPNVNNGVYRCGFATTQEAYEDAYDDLFAALDKLEKHLSTHRYLVGEQITEADWRLFTTLIRFDAVYFGHFKCNKRRIHDYDNLREYTKELYQYSNVAKTTDFYHIKRHYYFSHTMINPTQVVPKGPQLDLETPHQRAEQVKR